GTGAGTTGAAACCATGATCAATCGACTATCCCGTAAAACCCAGTACGATCTCGAGATCGCGGATCAATGCTGGCGGACTGCTTTTCTTTTGTGCAGACTGCTCGATGCCGACGAAAGGAGCGAGTCCGGAATCAAGCTTCTCGCAGATGCGGCGATGAATTGGATTCATGCCGAAAAAGTGGAAACGCGAATTATCGGCCTGAACCTGCTTCGCTTCCTCTTGAAAGCGGAGCTCGTCAAAAATAGCGCGCTGCAACGCGAGAAAATATTGGAGATTTTTTTCCTGAATAGAAGGAGCGATGTTCGACTGGCAGCACTGGACTTGCTCGGAGCTTTGGGAAAGTCGCCTAACCCCGTGGAGCAAATTTCTTCGAGCGAAGTGGCGGAGTTGCGCGAATTCAGTTCGCGGATGCTCGAGGCCCTGAACGCCTCGCAGTATAGCTACACCGCCAAGGGCTTCCGCGTCGATGTCGAGCGCTGCATGGAGGGGACAACGGCATACGCTGCCATGCAGGAGATCGTTGAAGGCGTTGGGGTCAATTGACCGCTGCGTAGTATGGAATCGCGGGTGAAATGAACGTACAAAAATCCGCAGGTCGTGGTGTTCGATCTGAACGGCAAATGCCTGCATTCCTGGGCTGGCGGACAGTTCAAACGCGCCCATGGGGGTTCAAGATTGCCGGCGATGTCGCGTACACCATGGACCAGGTGGATTGTGCGTCACGCTGGTCTATACTCCCCGCTCGCGACGACTCGTCGAGCCCTCTATCGAGCCGAATCGCCTCAGGCCCGCGCAGTTTGAGCGCGTCGCACGAACGCGGGCAGAGCCGAGGCGCCGGCCCTGGTCGCAGAGCCGTCGTTGTGGTGACGATCAGGGTTGCCGGAATGAGTTGCGGCAGCCGCGCCGGAGCGCGTGGCGGCGCACGCGCAGGTATCCCCCAAGATGCGTGAGGATGCGGCCGATCACGCTCGGCTCTTCGATGACGGCGATGATCCGCCGCAGTTCGGGCAGTGTTCGAGATCGATGTCGAAGCGGCTTTCCACCACGTGAGGCGCTGACCCGGATTGCAGCCCGACAACAGGTGGAGGATGGCGTCGGGCTCCTCACAGCGAACATCGCCGTCGAAAATAGGGGATACGCGTTGACCGAGTCTGGCTAACGGGAGCGCAGCTTCGGGTCCAGCGTGTCGCGCATGGCATCGCCAAACAGGTTGAATGCAAATACGGCCAGCGTAATGGCGAGCCCCGGAAAGACCGCAATCCACATCGCGCTTTCGGCGTATTCCTCTGCGCCGCCCTGCAGCATCAAGCCCCAAGCGGCTTCGGGCTCCTGAACGCCGAGTCCGAGGTAGGACAGAGACGCCTCGATCAGGATCGCCTGGCCGAGAAAGCTGGTCAGCATGATGAGGTAGGTCGCCATGCAGTTCGGTACCATGTGCCTTAGGATGATTCGAATGGGACCGTAGCCCAGGGCGCGCGCAGCGTCTATGTAGGGCAGCTCGCGAATCGCCAGCGCACCCGATCGCACCATGCGAGCGCATTCCGGGATGAACGGGAGGGTGATCGCGATGATCACCTTGTCCGTCCCCGTGCCGAAAACCGCGACCGCGGCCAGCGCGAGGATGATGCGCGGAAATGCAAGAAACACATCCACCGCCCGCTGGAACAGCAGGTCGAACCAGCCGCCGAAATACGCGCTGGCCACACCGAGAATAAGCCCGAGCGTCGCGCCCAGAATGGCGCTAGTAAAGCCGACGTACAGCGCAGTGCGGGTGCCCCAGATAATGCGGGATAGAACATCCCGTCCGTATTGGTCGGTGCCGAGCCAATATTCCGCGCTTGGCGCTGCAATCATCGTATCGTAGTGGGGCACGACCGGATCATAAGGCGCGAGTTGCGCCGAGAACACCGCAATGAAGATCATGAAAATGATGCCGAGCGCGCTCACGGCGCCGAGCGGCTGAGCGCGCAGCCACGAACTGAACGCTTTGGAAACAGGCCGTCTTGCCGCGGCCAATTCGGCTTCTATGTCGCCGCCAGGCAGCTGTGCCGCGATTGCTTCTCCGGACACCAAGCTCTCCTCAATACGTCGAGGAACACAACAAAGACCCGAATCCATTCATTTGGACTGCCAAAGCCCGCGAGATCCTGCAGAAAGTCATTCTGTGCCCATCGCCGCTTAAGTTCCAAACAGAATGAAGCGCTACCCTAGCGGATACGCGGATCGAGGCACGCGTAGTAGTGGATGTTCACCACGGAATCTGCCACCGTCAAGAAAACGGGGTCTGCCCCCGATTTCCGAAGGATCCCTAGCGCTCTCGACCGGACCGCGACGCTGAGCTTGGCATTGCGGGCGGTCCGAAAAAACCGATGTTCACGTTTGCAGTCGGCATCCCCTCCGACCCACATGTACTTAACGCGAGCGCAGCTTTGGATCCAGCGTATCCCTGAGAGCGTCGCCGAACAGGTTGAACGCAAAAACGGCCAGCGTGATCGCGAGCCCCGGAAAGACCGCAATCCAAATTGCACTCTCGGCGTACTCCTCCGCGCCGCCTTGCAGCATCAGACCCCACGCCGGCGTGGGCTCCTGAACGCCGAGACCGAGGTAGGAAAGAGATGCCTCGATCAGGATCGCCTGCCCAAGAAAGGTCGTCAGCATGATCAGGTACGTCGCCATGCAGTTCGGTACCATGTGGCGCATAATGATACGCATGTGGCCGTAGCCCAATGCCCGGGCCGCATCTACGTAGGGCATCTCGCGAATCGCCAGTGCACCGGATCGGACCACGCGCGCGCAACGCGGGACAAACGGGAAGATGATCGCCAGGATCACCTTGTCGGGGCCGGTGCCGAACACTGCGACCGCGGCCAGCGCCAGGATGATGAGCGGAAACGCGAGAAACACGTCCATTATCCGCTGGAACACGAGGTCGAACCAACCGCTGAAATAGGCGCTGGCGACGCCGAGGATCAGTCCGAGCGTCGCTCCCAGAATGGCGGAAGTAAAGCCGATGTACAGCGCAGTGCGCGCGCCCCAGATGATGCGCGACAGGACATCGCGCCCGTACTGGTCGGTACCGAGCCAGTATTCCGCACTCGGCGCTTGCATCATCGTTTCGTAGTGCGTCTCCACCGGGTCGTAAGGTGAAATTTGCGGCGCGAAAATCGCAATGACAATCATCACGATCACGCCGACGGCGCTTACCGCCCCGAGCGGCTGGTCGCTCACCCACTTGCGCAGCTTCACCGATAAAGATCGCCTCGGTGGGACAAGTTCCGCTTCTAGATTGGCACCCCCCATCCCTACAGCAATCGCTTCCGTGTTCACGGGACTCTCCTCAGCTATAGCGAATACGCGGATCCAGCCACGCGTAGCAGATATCCACCACGAAATTCACCATCACGAAGATCATCACCACCAGCATCACCAGGGACTGGGTCATGGTGTAGTCGTTGTTCAGTACCGAGGAGAGAAACAGCTTGCCGACTCCGTTCAGGTTGAACACCTGCTCTGTCACCACCAAGCCCCCCATGAGGAACGCGAACTCCAAACCGACGATGGTAACCACCGGCAGCAGCGCGTTTTTAAGGGCGTGGCGTCGGATAATGACCTTGTCCCAGAGACCCTTGGCGCGCGCAGTGCGCACATAGTCCTCGCGCAGGACCTCGAGCAGCGCCGAGCGGGTCATACGCGTCACTACCGCAGAGTAGCGGTAGCCGGTCGCCACCGTGGGCCAGATTAGCATGGAAAGATTGTAGAAAGGGTCTTCCCAGATCGGTCTATAGGTGATCGGCGGCATCCACGGCGTGCCGAGCACATGCTGCGTGGTCACGAGCAACAGTAGGATAATTATGATCCCAAGCCAGAACGACGGGGTGGCGATCCCCGCGATGCTTATGCCGCGGACGATGTAGTCGATCCAGGTATTTTGCTTGACCGCGGAAATCGTGCCGAGGGGGATCGCGATGATGACCCCGATAATCGTGGCCATGATGGCCACCTGCAGCGAAAGCTCGAAGCGCAGAGCGATTTCCTCGAGGACAGGCTGGCCGGTCCACATGGAAATGCCGAAGTCGAAGCGCATGAGGCCCCAAACGAAATCCACGAATTGGGTAACCATCGGCTTGTTGGTCCCCATCTCCTCACGGCATTGCTCGATGGTTGCCTGGTCGTAGTAGCCCCCCTCTCCCGCCATGCGAATTTCACAGACGTCGCCCGGGATGAGGCGCAGCATGACAAACACGAGCGCCGCCGCTCCGAACAGGGTCGGGATTACCAGGAGCAGGCGTTTAATGATGTATCTGCGCATGATGTATTAAACGAGTGCGCTGCTGCCCCCGGCTCGAAAGAGTCGCGGCCAGCAGCGCGATCGTTCCTCCTCCATCACTTGTCGAGCCACACGTTATCCAGCGCCTGGTTCAAGTAGTGGCTGGGGCCGATTTTCCATCCCTTGACGTACGAACGGTGAGGGATAATGCGGTTCCACCAGAGCACTATGAACTGATTGGCGTGCGTGTCCAACGTGAGCTTGTTGTATTCCCACATCAGCTTTTTCTGTTCGTTGACGTCGGTCGAGCGCAGCATTTTGTCGTAGATCGCATCCGCATCTCGGTCGATGTATCCCCCGTAGTTGTTGGCCGCGCGGTCGGACGAAACGTACTTGGCGGTATCCACCAGCGGGTTGACGATGGAATTACAGTTGGCGTCGATCGAGACATCGAACTCACGGGTGTTGCGCTGTATGTTGTAGAAAGGCCCAGTCGGGTGCGTGTGCTGCTTGAATTTGAATCCGATCTGCTTCCACTGATCGACCAGCCAGGTGCCCACGATCTTGTAGGGCTGATCGACACCGCGCACCAGGAAGTAGTATTCCTTCGACAAATCCACCCCCGACTCCTTGAGCAGCCGGCGCGCCTCTGCGCGAGACTTCTTGATGTCGGGCCACCAGCCTGCCAACTGCTGCAGCTGCTCGTTGCTGGGTGCGAGCGGGCTGTGTGGGTAGGTGATGCCAGCCACGGTCTTGACGAGCGCGATCTTGGCAAGATACTTGGAACCGCCCCAGCGATCCACCGCCAGCGACAGCGCCCTGCGCACGCGCACGTCGTCGAAGGGCTTGCGCTTGTGATTCGGCACGAAGGTGACTCCGCAGTTCCAGACGCTTTCCTGAACCGTGATGTCCTTGCCGAGCGCCTTTACCAGGTCATCGCGCGACGCCGGCGGGAAACCGCGGAACTCGATCGCGGCGCGGTCGCCGCGGATCGCCTGCACCCGCAGCGTTTGGCTGCTGGCGAAGATCGCCTTGATGCCGTCGAGATAAGGCTGGCCTTTGTGGTAGTAGTTCGGGTTGCGCTCGCCGCGCATGAACGCACCGGCTTGGTATTCCTTGAAGATAAACGGCCCGCTGCCGCTGATGTTCTTTTCGTACCAGTGAATGTCTTTGTCGAGCACGCTCTTCTGGTAGATCCAGTTGAAGGGGATGGCGAGCACCGGAATAAAGGCGCTGCTCGGGAACTTGAGCTTGAATACCACGGCGTGGTCGTCCGGGGCGGTCACGCTCTCGACCATGCTGAACATCGCTTTGCGATGGCTCCTCACGCCTTCCGGGGGCCAAATGATTTTCTTGTACGAGGCGACCACGTCCTGCGCGGTCATCGTTTCGCCCGTGTGAAATTTAACGTCGTCGCGAATCTTGAACGCGTAAGTCGTCCCGTCGTCCGTCGGCTTAGGCACCCCGCCCACGCAGACGTCGCAGACAAAGTCCGTGGTCGAAGCAGGATTGTCCGGGTTCACCTGGATCAAAACGCTGTAATACGGGCGGATCGGCTGAAGCATCGCGAAGGTGCTCTCGCGGTGCCCATCGTAGCCCGGTGGTTCAGCGGGAACGACGTAGTTGAGGACGCCGCCGCGCTTTGGCGTTTCCGCGGCACCTGCTGCACCGACGCCGAATGCAAAAACCGCCACAGCGGCACACACCGATTTCAT
This genomic window from Betaproteobacteria bacterium contains:
- a CDS encoding ABC transporter permease subunit, which encodes MDSGLCCVPRRIEESLVSGEAIAAQLPGGDIEAELAAARRPVSKAFSSWLRAQPLGAVSALGIIFMIFIAVFSAQLAPYDPVVPHYDTMIAAPSAEYWLGTDQYGRDVLSRIIWGTRTALYVGFTSAILGATLGLILGVASAYFGGWFDLLFQRAVDVFLAFPRIILALAAVAVFGTGTDKVIIAITLPFIPECARMVRSGALAIRELPYIDAARALGYGPIRIILRHMVPNCMATYLIMLTSFLGQAILIEASLSYLGLGVQEPEAAWGLMLQGGAEEYAESAMWIAVFPGLAITLAVFAFNLFGDAMRDTLDPKLRSR
- a CDS encoding ABC transporter permease subunit, with product MGGANLEAELVPPRRSLSVKLRKWVSDQPLGAVSAVGVIVMIVIAIFAPQISPYDPVETHYETMMQAPSAEYWLGTDQYGRDVLSRIIWGARTALYIGFTSAILGATLGLILGVASAYFSGWFDLVFQRIMDVFLAFPLIILALAAVAVFGTGPDKVILAIIFPFVPRCARVVRSGALAIREMPYVDAARALGYGHMRIIMRHMVPNCMATYLIMLTTFLGQAILIEASLSYLGLGVQEPTPAWGLMLQGGAEEYAESAIWIAVFPGLAITLAVFAFNLFGDALRDTLDPKLRSR
- a CDS encoding ABC transporter permease subunit, translated to MRRYIIKRLLLVIPTLFGAAALVFVMLRLIPGDVCEIRMAGEGGYYDQATIEQCREEMGTNKPMVTQFVDFVWGLMRFDFGISMWTGQPVLEEIALRFELSLQVAIMATIIGVIIAIPLGTISAVKQNTWIDYIVRGISIAGIATPSFWLGIIIILLLLVTTQHVLGTPWMPPITYRPIWEDPFYNLSMLIWPTVATGYRYSAVVTRMTRSALLEVLREDYVRTARAKGLWDKVIIRRHALKNALLPVVTIVGLEFAFLMGGLVVTEQVFNLNGVGKLFLSSVLNNDYTMTQSLVMLVVMIFVMVNFVVDICYAWLDPRIRYS
- a CDS encoding ABC transporter substrate-binding protein, with the translated sequence MRSIRMKSVCAAVAVFAFGVGAAGAAETPKRGGVLNYVVPAEPPGYDGHRESTFAMLQPIRPYYSVLIQVNPDNPASTTDFVCDVCVGGVPKPTDDGTTYAFKIRDDVKFHTGETMTAQDVVASYKKIIWPPEGVRSHRKAMFSMVESVTAPDDHAVVFKLKFPSSAFIPVLAIPFNWIYQKSVLDKDIHWYEKNISGSGPFIFKEYQAGAFMRGERNPNYYHKGQPYLDGIKAIFASSQTLRVQAIRGDRAAIEFRGFPPASRDDLVKALGKDITVQESVWNCGVTFVPNHKRKPFDDVRVRRALSLAVDRWGGSKYLAKIALVKTVAGITYPHSPLAPSNEQLQQLAGWWPDIKKSRAEARRLLKESGVDLSKEYYFLVRGVDQPYKIVGTWLVDQWKQIGFKFKQHTHPTGPFYNIQRNTREFDVSIDANCNSIVNPLVDTAKYVSSDRAANNYGGYIDRDADAIYDKMLRSTDVNEQKKLMWEYNKLTLDTHANQFIVLWWNRIIPHRSYVKGWKIGPSHYLNQALDNVWLDK